The Methanosarcina acetivorans C2A genome includes the window TGAACACTTGCGTAGCAGTAACCCGATTATTGATCTTTTTGAGCACCTGATTGATCCCTATTTATTCTGCTTGGGGATCATACGACCCGGAATACCCTGAAGAATATTGAAGAAGCCGGCTTCACCGTACTGGAAGCAAAAAAACTGGCATTTAACGACGTTTTCAGGAAGATAAGAGCGAAGACGTGGTCTTAAATTCTACACATTAATAAATTTTCAACATTTTGTCCGTGCAAACTAATACCTTGAGATATTTACCGGAAGAAGGTATTGCGATATCGGAAGGGTTGTTAATGATCTCTACCTATTGGTAACGGCTTCCGGAGTTGTCAATACCTTAGCTGGTGACGTACTCAATTTCCTTAAACTTTAGCCTTCCATTCATTAGCTTGGACCTGCTTCATAATATCCGCAGTCGTCTCCGGTTTTACAGTGCGGTAAAGATGATCGTCAGATGGAATTACCTCAACCATAACGTCGATCATCTCTTGCGGATCATATTGTTGGGATAAAGCGTCTCTGTAGTCCGGAAGTTTGATCAAACCTTTTTCAGGATCATACCACTGATACGCACTTTCTGCTCCTGTATCGTTGAAACCCGTCCTGTAGGCTCCCGGGTTAATTGTTGCAACCTTCACGCCATAAGGTGCAAGCTCCTCTTTCATTATCCAGGCGATGGCTTCGATAGCATGCTTGGTAGCGCAATAAGCTCCCAGAAATGGAACCTTTAAGATTCCACCCATCGACGAAATCCACACAACTTTACCATGGCCCTGCTTAATCATTTTGCGCACAAATCCCTGTGTCAACTCCAGATGACCGAATACGTTTGTCTCAAAGGACTCACGTACCCTCTCCATAGGTATCTCAGCCATCGCACCGCTTTCCATAATGCCTGCGTTATTGACCAGAATGTCAATATCGTAGGTCAAAGCATGCTGCCTGTCGATCTCATCCCGGATGTCGAGTTTGATTACTTCAAGCTCAAGAGCCTGTTCTTTTGCTTCGGTTCGTAAATCCCAGACCTGAGGCCAGATCTGTGCAGCCGCAATAACTTTGTGACCTGCCCGGGCCAAACCAAATGCTGTTCCTTTGCCAAAACCGTGCCCGGCACCAGTAATAAGTATTG containing:
- a CDS encoding SDR family oxidoreductase; amino-acid sequence: MSKTILITGAGHGFGKGTAFGLARAGHKVIAAAQIWPQVWDLRTEAKEQALELEVIKLDIRDEIDRQHALTYDIDILVNNAGIMESGAMAEIPMERVRESFETNVFGHLELTQGFVRKMIKQGHGKVVWISSMGGILKVPFLGAYCATKHAIEAIAWIMKEELAPYGVKVATINPGAYRTGFNDTGAESAYQWYDPEKGLIKLPDYRDALSQQYDPQEMIDVMVEVIPSDDHLYRTVKPETTADIMKQVQANEWKAKV